One Miscanthus floridulus cultivar M001 chromosome 11, ASM1932011v1, whole genome shotgun sequence DNA window includes the following coding sequences:
- the LOC136490997 gene encoding (+)-neomenthol dehydrogenase-like isoform X1 — protein MEDAISRPRNTSRIAVVTGANRGIGLEVCRQLAVNGITVVLTALDEGMGAEAIEKLKGLALSDVLFHQLDITDVSSIARVANFLNTRFGKLDILVNNAAVGGVVYSQDPVDDLESREEKFNLMDRDQRLEWLWRNSRETYNAAKEGLQTNYYGTKHVIEALLPLLKASDDGRIVNVSSDFGLLRHFRNEDLKQEVNDVSKLTEERLDQLLDQFLRDFKAGTAEARGWPVAFAAYKVSKAAVNAYSRILAAKQPALRINCAHPGYVKSDITLHSGLLTPEEGASNVVKVALLPDGRVTGAFFEEGKKLASFV, from the exons ATGGAAGACGCTATCTCCCGTCCTCGCAACACAAG CAGAATTGCCGTGGTCACCGGTGCGAACAGAGGTATCGGGCTAGAGGTGTGCCGACAGCTGGCCGTCAATGGCATCACCGTCGTTTTGACAGCATTGGACGAGGGGATGGGCGCGGAAGCCATCGAGAAGCTCAAAGGGCTGGCTCTCTCCGATGTTCTTTTTCACCAGCTTGATATCACGGACGTTTCTAGCATTGCTCGAGTAGCAAACTTCTTGAATACCCGATTCGGGAAGTTAGATATCCTG GTAAATAATGCCGCGGTTGGTGGGGTCGTGTACTCTCAAGATCCTGTTGATGATCTAGAATCGAGAGAGGAAAAG TTCAATCTCATGGATAGGGATCAGAGGCTTGAATGGTTGTGGCGAAACAGCCGGGAGACCTACAACGCTGCAAAGGAAGGCCTGCAGACAAACTACTACGGCACAAAGCATGTGATCGAAGCCTTGCTGCCTCTGCTGAAAGCCTCCGACGATGGAAGAATCGTTAATGTCTCCTCCGACTTTGGGTTGCTAAGG CATTTCAGAAACGAGGATCTGAAGCAAGAGGTGAACGACGTGAGCAAGCTCACCGAGGAGAGGCTGGACCAACTGCTGGACCAGTTCCTGAGAGACTTCAAGGCCGGCACAGCAGAAGCACGCGGGTGGCCAGTAGCGTTCGCGGCCTACAAGGTGAGCAAGGCGGCCGTGAACGCGTACTCAAGGATCCTGGCGGCGAAGCAGCCCGCGCTGCGCATTAACTGCGCGCATCCCGGCTATGTCAAAAGTGACATAACCTTACACTCGGGGCTCCTGACGCCGGAGGAGGGCGCGAGCAACGTGGTGAAGGTAGCACTGCTACCGGACGGCAGGGTGACCGGCGCTTTCTTTGAGGAGGGCAAGAAGCTGGCCTCCTTCGTGTGA
- the LOC136490997 gene encoding (+)-neomenthol dehydrogenase-like isoform X2 — protein MEDAISRPRNTRIAVVTGANRGIGLEVCRQLAVNGITVVLTALDEGMGAEAIEKLKGLALSDVLFHQLDITDVSSIARVANFLNTRFGKLDILVNNAAVGGVVYSQDPVDDLESREEKFNLMDRDQRLEWLWRNSRETYNAAKEGLQTNYYGTKHVIEALLPLLKASDDGRIVNVSSDFGLLRHFRNEDLKQEVNDVSKLTEERLDQLLDQFLRDFKAGTAEARGWPVAFAAYKVSKAAVNAYSRILAAKQPALRINCAHPGYVKSDITLHSGLLTPEEGASNVVKVALLPDGRVTGAFFEEGKKLASFV, from the exons ATGGAAGACGCTATCTCCCGTCCTCGCAACACAAG AATTGCCGTGGTCACCGGTGCGAACAGAGGTATCGGGCTAGAGGTGTGCCGACAGCTGGCCGTCAATGGCATCACCGTCGTTTTGACAGCATTGGACGAGGGGATGGGCGCGGAAGCCATCGAGAAGCTCAAAGGGCTGGCTCTCTCCGATGTTCTTTTTCACCAGCTTGATATCACGGACGTTTCTAGCATTGCTCGAGTAGCAAACTTCTTGAATACCCGATTCGGGAAGTTAGATATCCTG GTAAATAATGCCGCGGTTGGTGGGGTCGTGTACTCTCAAGATCCTGTTGATGATCTAGAATCGAGAGAGGAAAAG TTCAATCTCATGGATAGGGATCAGAGGCTTGAATGGTTGTGGCGAAACAGCCGGGAGACCTACAACGCTGCAAAGGAAGGCCTGCAGACAAACTACTACGGCACAAAGCATGTGATCGAAGCCTTGCTGCCTCTGCTGAAAGCCTCCGACGATGGAAGAATCGTTAATGTCTCCTCCGACTTTGGGTTGCTAAGG CATTTCAGAAACGAGGATCTGAAGCAAGAGGTGAACGACGTGAGCAAGCTCACCGAGGAGAGGCTGGACCAACTGCTGGACCAGTTCCTGAGAGACTTCAAGGCCGGCACAGCAGAAGCACGCGGGTGGCCAGTAGCGTTCGCGGCCTACAAGGTGAGCAAGGCGGCCGTGAACGCGTACTCAAGGATCCTGGCGGCGAAGCAGCCCGCGCTGCGCATTAACTGCGCGCATCCCGGCTATGTCAAAAGTGACATAACCTTACACTCGGGGCTCCTGACGCCGGAGGAGGGCGCGAGCAACGTGGTGAAGGTAGCACTGCTACCGGACGGCAGGGTGACCGGCGCTTTCTTTGAGGAGGGCAAGAAGCTGGCCTCCTTCGTGTGA